In the Silurus meridionalis isolate SWU-2019-XX chromosome 6, ASM1480568v1, whole genome shotgun sequence genome, one interval contains:
- the LOC124386801 gene encoding uncharacterized protein LOC124386801 isoform X2, with product MSLFVDTQRSIPLTDQLYQAAREATACYMDDNMTERVTVYVTEGNLEAETIQATDNLPLNEAFNKEQTRFLIDLIRNQLEADGKGLPRTFKELNYRLKSAKGQKKNLWMDMAAKLSKHFMESFDPSKVARKWYTLEDGYKKVLEHNSTNTNSQTKTRFQFFTEMEELLDGHHDIDFPAVGTVQGVVGRRRKTLSIDCQRDSSAARQTATRPASPTQPIRKRRRTEEDYSTLLEFLRESEAASQRRHEEILAQMKSAQKGFEELMCKFLEKM from the exons ATGAGTCTGTTCGTGGACACACAGAGGAGCATCCCTCTCACTGACCAGCTGTACCAGGCAGCGCGCGAAGCCACAGCGTGCTACATGGACGACAACATGACAGAGAGAGTGACTGTCTATGTTACTG AAGGCAACCTGGAGGCGGAAACAATTCAAGCGACTGATAACTTGCCACTCAATGAAGCTTTTAATAAAGAGCAAACCCGCTTTCTGATCGATTTGATCCGCAACCAGTTGGAGGCAGATGGCAAAGGTCTCCCAAGAACTTTCAAAGAGCTGAATTACCGACTGAAGTCAGCCAAAGGCCAAAAGAAAAACCTATGGATGGATATGGCAGCTAAACTCTCCAAACACTTTATGGAGTCCTTTGACCCAAGTAAGGTGGCTAGAAAATGGTACACCCTCGAGGATGGGTATAAGAAAGTTTTAGAACATAATAGTACAAATACAAACAGTCAAACAAAAACACGGTTCCAGTTTTTCACCGAGATGGAAGAGCTGCTGGATGGCCATCATGACATTGACTTCCCTGCTGTTGGGACGGTTCAAGGTGTAGTAGGGCGCAGAAGAAAGACTTTAAGTATTGACTGTCAGAGAGACTCGTCTGCAGCAAGACAAACAGCTACAAGACCTGCTTCACCAACGCAACCTATTCGCAAGCGGAGAAGGACAGAAGAGGACTATTCCACTCTTCTAGAATTTTTAAGGGAATCTGAGGCGGCTAGTCAGCGGCGCCACGAGGAAATTCTGGCCCAGATGAAATCGGCTCAGAAGGGGTTTGAGGAGCTAATGTGCAAATTCTTGGAGAAAATGTGA
- the LOC124386798 gene encoding protein ALP1-like isoform X2 → MLNLDDDTFYRPFKVTKRQFDFLLMVLQQQGLKRQKARGQPTVPVRIKVLMFLSYMGNQNGFRDISDKFDVSESTAHKSVLEVLAFFSTLGPSFISWPNASRKKTSSAAFHKLCGLDGIIGAIDGCHIKINRPNIRGGDYMNKQSFYSVRLQGIVDEKERFIDIFVGPPGRVDDARMLRASSFYADWQEKMGEYTLLGDSAYTDPFIITQKCDNGDLTQDEQLQNSRISLGRTVIDQAFGRMKCKWRRVRDLQNTRLENVVMIIMAACFLHNMCIGDDEMCEEHPEGCPRQTDDHV, encoded by the coding sequence ATGCTGAACCTGGATGATGACACTTTTTATCGTCCTTTCAAAGTCACCAAAAGACAGTTTGATTTTCTTCTCATGGTCCTGCAGCAGCAGGGGCTGAAACGACAAAAAGCCAGAGGTCAGCCAACAGTACCTGTCAGAATAAAGGTCTTGATGTTTCTGTCATACATGgggaaccaaaatggcttcagAGACATTTCAGACAAATTTGATGTTTCTGAGTCAACAGCGCACAAGTCTGTTTTGGAAGTGCTCGCCTTTTTTTCCACTCTAGGGCCATCTTTCATTTCCTGGCCAAAtgcaagcagaaaaaaaacatcctctGCTGCATTCCACAAGCTGTGTGGCCTTGACGGAATAATTGGTGCAATCGATGGTTGCCATATCAAGATAAATCGACCAAACATAAGAGGGGGAGACTACATGAACAAACAGTCGTTTTATTCTGTGCGCCTTCAGGGGATTGTTGATGAGAAGGAGCGATTTATTGACATATTTGTTGGACCACCAGGCAGAGTTGATGATGCCAGGATGTTGAGGGCCTCCAGCTTTTATGCAGACTGGCAGGAAAAAATGGGTGAATACACTTTGCTCGGAGACAGCGCCTACACTGACCCATTTATCATCACTCAAAAGTGTGATAATGGTGATCTCACTCAAGATGAACAGCTCCAAAACTCCAGAATCAGCTTGGGGAGAACGGTCATAGACCAAGCATTTGGAAGGATGAAGTGTAAATGGAGGCGGGTCAGAGACCTGCAGAACACGCGTCTTGAAAATGTGGTGATGATTATTATGGCAGCCTGTTTCCTCCATAACATGTGTATAGGTGACGATGAAATGTGTGAGGAGCACCCTGAAGGCTGTCCAAGGCAGACAGATGACCATGTTTAA
- the LOC124386798 gene encoding protein ALP1-like isoform X1: MDASMRTCLLFALSEHKKLMNRFLVHINEEAEEQKKRTRVATAAILRSPHRVTLKTGAKWEVMLNLDDDTFYRPFKVTKRQFDFLLMVLQQQGLKRQKARGQPTVPVRIKVLMFLSYMGNQNGFRDISDKFDVSESTAHKSVLEVLAFFSTLGPSFISWPNASRKKTSSAAFHKLCGLDGIIGAIDGCHIKINRPNIRGGDYMNKQSFYSVRLQGIVDEKERFIDIFVGPPGRVDDARMLRASSFYADWQEKMGEYTLLGDSAYTDPFIITQKCDNGDLTQDEQLQNSRISLGRTVIDQAFGRMKCKWRRVRDLQNTRLENVVMIIMAACFLHNMCIGDDEMCEEHPEGCPRQTDDHV; encoded by the exons ATGGACGCCTCTATGAGAACTTGCCTCTTGTTTGCTCTCTCAGAGCACAAAAAGCTTATGAACAGATTCCTAGTTCACATCAATGAAGAGGCGGAAGAGCAAAAAAAGCGCACAAG gGTGGCAACAGCTGCTATTCTCCGTTCACCGCATAGAGTGACGCTGAAGACTGGAGCGAAATGGGAAGTCATGCTGAACCTGGATGATGACACTTTTTATCGTCCTTTCAAAGTCACCAAAAGACAGTTTGATTTTCTTCTCATGGTCCTGCAGCAGCAGGGGCTGAAACGACAAAAAGCCAGAGGTCAGCCAACAGTACCTGTCAGAATAAAGGTCTTGATGTTTCTGTCATACATGgggaaccaaaatggcttcagAGACATTTCAGACAAATTTGATGTTTCTGAGTCAACAGCGCACAAGTCTGTTTTGGAAGTGCTCGCCTTTTTTTCCACTCTAGGGCCATCTTTCATTTCCTGGCCAAAtgcaagcagaaaaaaaacatcctctGCTGCATTCCACAAGCTGTGTGGCCTTGACGGAATAATTGGTGCAATCGATGGTTGCCATATCAAGATAAATCGACCAAACATAAGAGGGGGAGACTACATGAACAAACAGTCGTTTTATTCTGTGCGCCTTCAGGGGATTGTTGATGAGAAGGAGCGATTTATTGACATATTTGTTGGACCACCAGGCAGAGTTGATGATGCCAGGATGTTGAGGGCCTCCAGCTTTTATGCAGACTGGCAGGAAAAAATGGGTGAATACACTTTGCTCGGAGACAGCGCCTACACTGACCCATTTATCATCACTCAAAAGTGTGATAATGGTGATCTCACTCAAGATGAACAGCTCCAAAACTCCAGAATCAGCTTGGGGAGAACGGTCATAGACCAAGCATTTGGAAGGATGAAGTGTAAATGGAGGCGGGTCAGAGACCTGCAGAACACGCGTCTTGAAAATGTGGTGATGATTATTATGGCAGCCTGTTTCCTCCATAACATGTGTATAGGTGACGATGAAATGTGTGAGGAGCACCCTGAAGGCTGTCCAAGGCAGACAGATGACCATGTTTAA
- the LOC124386801 gene encoding uncharacterized protein LOC124386801 isoform X1, with translation MWNETFFHVGSPCRELRQHPPCFEFDKINKSDVTTIWPRTVHVLADSGMSLFVDTQRSIPLTDQLYQAAREATACYMDDNMTERVTVYVTEGNLEAETIQATDNLPLNEAFNKEQTRFLIDLIRNQLEADGKGLPRTFKELNYRLKSAKGQKKNLWMDMAAKLSKHFMESFDPSKVARKWYTLEDGYKKVLEHNSTNTNSQTKTRFQFFTEMEELLDGHHDIDFPAVGTVQGVVGRRRKTLSIDCQRDSSAARQTATRPASPTQPIRKRRRTEEDYSTLLEFLRESEAASQRRHEEILAQMKSAQKGFEELMCKFLEKM, from the exons atgtggaatgagacTTTCTTTCACGTCGGAAGTCCATGTCGGGAACTCAGGCAACATCCACCTTGCTTTGAATttgataaaataaacaagtctGACGTCACAACAATATGGCCGCGTACGGTCCATG TGTTGGCAGACAGTGGAATGAGTCTGTTCGTGGACACACAGAGGAGCATCCCTCTCACTGACCAGCTGTACCAGGCAGCGCGCGAAGCCACAGCGTGCTACATGGACGACAACATGACAGAGAGAGTGACTGTCTATGTTACTG AAGGCAACCTGGAGGCGGAAACAATTCAAGCGACTGATAACTTGCCACTCAATGAAGCTTTTAATAAAGAGCAAACCCGCTTTCTGATCGATTTGATCCGCAACCAGTTGGAGGCAGATGGCAAAGGTCTCCCAAGAACTTTCAAAGAGCTGAATTACCGACTGAAGTCAGCCAAAGGCCAAAAGAAAAACCTATGGATGGATATGGCAGCTAAACTCTCCAAACACTTTATGGAGTCCTTTGACCCAAGTAAGGTGGCTAGAAAATGGTACACCCTCGAGGATGGGTATAAGAAAGTTTTAGAACATAATAGTACAAATACAAACAGTCAAACAAAAACACGGTTCCAGTTTTTCACCGAGATGGAAGAGCTGCTGGATGGCCATCATGACATTGACTTCCCTGCTGTTGGGACGGTTCAAGGTGTAGTAGGGCGCAGAAGAAAGACTTTAAGTATTGACTGTCAGAGAGACTCGTCTGCAGCAAGACAAACAGCTACAAGACCTGCTTCACCAACGCAACCTATTCGCAAGCGGAGAAGGACAGAAGAGGACTATTCCACTCTTCTAGAATTTTTAAGGGAATCTGAGGCGGCTAGTCAGCGGCGCCACGAGGAAATTCTGGCCCAGATGAAATCGGCTCAGAAGGGGTTTGAGGAGCTAATGTGCAAATTCTTGGAGAAAATGTGA